One genomic region from Streptomyces sp. NBC_01304 encodes:
- a CDS encoding SdrD B-like domain-containing protein: MQRPRGRPIARAAMTAGVVAVSGLPTMGATSAAAPVIDVAVSVVKDGGGNFTGSDGPGLDSSATNGVVRTNDTVQYKVDVNVIGGTATNETFTVNAPPNTEWLQLPNECTGAGSKIDGAKLICNLGSLTNKTQSVPVMLRVTGKAKNGDTIPVSATVSADNAPSKTAAAKPVTVSAAPKLDLSKKDGGFTQSVATGKDGSKGVVYQFPVTVQVKPQDDPSHPAKLGAEAVTSPISFTDDISKLLAGGASPGALLYDWGPEPACAPQTGAGYMPLGKGGTANAVSDSGTFSCSQPGAGQNIGVTIAGADTSAMHLPTKASNGTALPANSGYVVAGNIRIWIPQKDIDAAGKNAPGGSVKVTNAYTNFDPTSVSGQSNYGPDEEPLANNEYVTNLIVAGDAGLAKRYEGIDGGTPGTAAAPHSGDGFVTASERIRSRVDANNKTSTDIASLTACDTFDNKVQTIVSYNGKYSFATNTGYGVKIQYAAANWSGPDQIQKATCDDADGPWFDDPTKVPGGAAAVGKVRFVGTLGGLKQGFYYTNLQIKSGQPDGTRVRNFGHLKTTKWSHDGGDADEATGLAADRVTITGALVRVKKKLVEPGTTPSTTPDKPSYQITAGGSATYALYPSLTSKATGAATEDVTVTDILPEHIQYAGDPSIAPKSVTPNADGTTTIVWVLKDRKVNEDIAPITFKVRASSLAPETSVVNQAIAATPTDASPEQQRKATSTLQIAHGSALAVEKTAPVPVEIAGDKLAYEMTLANRSARPMTGIDVIDVLPYNGDDRTPATKFDGTAGLAAAPQVASGATLTYTSADPSKINLDPKDGSNAAGGATRWCTEAQLGSSGCPTTLAKATGFRILWPGPLAAGASEKYALQLATKGAKNGNVYTNKFGARSNGLALPVQSGDATVKVVAGSLGDYFWYDANGDGIQDADEKPVAGAKVEAKSSDGTTLTTTTDENGKYLFEGLRPGDYTVTFHNPAPDKHEFTTQESGDAAKDSNADTDGVTRPVTLKAVQDDDGTLTAVTHERTVDAGLKPKPKPTDPPTPTDPPEPTDPPTPTDPPTPTDPPEPTDPPQPTDPPAPTDPPSPSTPPVSPPVTRPATTPPVIPPVGPEHPTDPPHLAETGSNTGEYVVGGIALILFLAGVPLVVRFRRRPH; the protein is encoded by the coding sequence ATGCAGCGTCCAAGAGGCCGCCCCATCGCGCGGGCGGCCATGACAGCGGGGGTGGTGGCCGTCAGCGGGCTGCCCACCATGGGGGCGACGTCGGCAGCAGCACCCGTCATCGACGTCGCGGTATCCGTGGTGAAGGACGGAGGCGGCAACTTCACCGGCTCCGACGGACCGGGGCTCGACTCGAGCGCCACGAACGGCGTGGTGCGAACGAACGACACCGTCCAGTACAAGGTCGATGTCAACGTCATCGGCGGCACCGCCACCAACGAGACGTTCACCGTGAATGCCCCGCCGAACACCGAGTGGCTGCAGCTGCCGAATGAGTGCACCGGTGCCGGGTCGAAGATCGACGGCGCCAAGCTCATCTGTAATCTCGGCAGTCTGACCAACAAGACGCAGAGCGTTCCGGTCATGCTGCGGGTCACCGGCAAGGCGAAGAACGGCGACACGATCCCGGTCTCGGCCACGGTCAGCGCGGACAATGCCCCCTCGAAGACCGCGGCGGCCAAGCCGGTGACGGTCTCGGCCGCGCCCAAGCTGGACCTGAGCAAGAAGGACGGCGGTTTCACCCAGTCCGTGGCCACCGGCAAGGACGGGTCGAAGGGCGTCGTCTACCAGTTCCCGGTCACCGTCCAGGTCAAGCCGCAGGACGACCCCTCGCACCCGGCGAAGCTGGGCGCCGAGGCCGTGACGTCGCCCATCAGCTTCACCGACGACATCTCCAAGCTCCTGGCCGGCGGCGCCTCACCGGGCGCGCTGCTCTATGACTGGGGTCCGGAGCCCGCGTGCGCTCCGCAGACGGGCGCTGGCTACATGCCGTTGGGCAAGGGCGGCACGGCGAACGCGGTCAGCGACAGCGGCACGTTCTCCTGCAGCCAGCCGGGCGCGGGCCAGAACATCGGTGTGACCATCGCGGGTGCGGACACCAGCGCCATGCACCTGCCCACCAAGGCCTCCAACGGCACGGCGCTGCCCGCGAACTCCGGTTACGTGGTCGCCGGGAACATTCGGATCTGGATCCCGCAGAAGGACATCGACGCGGCCGGCAAGAACGCACCCGGCGGCAGCGTCAAGGTCACCAACGCCTACACGAACTTCGACCCCACGAGCGTCTCGGGCCAGTCCAACTACGGCCCGGACGAAGAGCCGTTGGCGAACAACGAGTACGTCACCAACCTCATCGTCGCCGGTGATGCCGGCCTCGCGAAGCGATACGAGGGCATCGACGGCGGCACCCCGGGCACCGCGGCCGCCCCGCACTCCGGCGACGGCTTCGTCACCGCAAGCGAGCGGATCCGCAGCCGGGTCGACGCCAACAACAAGACCTCGACCGACATCGCCTCCCTGACGGCGTGCGACACCTTCGACAACAAGGTGCAGACGATCGTCTCGTACAACGGGAAGTACTCCTTCGCCACCAACACCGGCTACGGGGTGAAGATCCAGTACGCGGCCGCGAACTGGAGCGGCCCCGACCAGATCCAGAAGGCGACCTGCGACGACGCGGACGGCCCCTGGTTCGACGACCCGACAAAGGTCCCCGGCGGCGCCGCCGCAGTCGGCAAGGTCCGCTTCGTCGGCACGCTCGGCGGACTCAAGCAAGGCTTCTACTACACCAACCTGCAGATCAAGAGCGGCCAGCCAGACGGCACCCGGGTCCGCAACTTCGGACACCTCAAGACCACCAAGTGGTCGCACGACGGCGGCGACGCGGACGAGGCCACCGGCCTGGCCGCGGACCGAGTGACCATCACCGGCGCGCTGGTGAGGGTCAAGAAGAAGCTGGTCGAGCCGGGCACCACGCCCTCCACCACCCCGGACAAGCCCAGCTACCAGATCACCGCGGGCGGCAGCGCGACCTACGCGCTCTACCCGAGCCTGACCTCCAAGGCCACCGGCGCGGCCACCGAGGACGTGACGGTCACCGACATCCTGCCGGAACACATCCAGTACGCGGGCGACCCGTCGATCGCCCCGAAGTCCGTGACGCCCAACGCGGACGGCACCACCACCATCGTCTGGGTCCTCAAGGACCGCAAGGTCAACGAGGACATCGCGCCGATCACCTTCAAGGTCAGGGCCAGCTCGCTGGCCCCGGAAACCTCCGTGGTCAACCAGGCGATCGCCGCCACACCGACCGACGCCAGCCCCGAGCAGCAGCGCAAGGCGACCTCCACCCTGCAGATCGCGCACGGCTCCGCCCTCGCGGTGGAGAAGACCGCGCCGGTCCCCGTCGAGATCGCCGGCGACAAGCTCGCCTACGAGATGACCCTGGCCAACCGCAGCGCACGCCCCATGACCGGCATCGACGTCATCGACGTACTGCCGTACAACGGTGACGATCGCACCCCGGCCACCAAGTTCGACGGCACGGCCGGACTGGCCGCAGCTCCCCAGGTGGCCTCCGGTGCGACACTGACATACACCAGCGCGGACCCGTCGAAGATCAACCTGGACCCGAAGGACGGCTCCAACGCAGCCGGTGGCGCCACCCGTTGGTGCACCGAAGCCCAGCTGGGCTCGAGCGGCTGCCCGACGACTCTGGCCAAGGCCACCGGGTTCCGGATCCTGTGGCCGGGACCGCTCGCAGCGGGCGCCAGCGAGAAGTACGCCCTTCAGCTGGCCACCAAGGGAGCCAAGAACGGCAACGTCTACACCAACAAGTTCGGAGCCCGCAGCAACGGCCTCGCCCTGCCGGTCCAGTCCGGCGACGCCACGGTCAAGGTGGTGGCAGGCTCGCTCGGCGACTACTTCTGGTACGACGCCAACGGCGACGGAATCCAGGACGCGGACGAGAAGCCCGTCGCGGGAGCCAAGGTCGAGGCCAAGTCCAGCGACGGGACCACGCTGACCACGACCACGGACGAGAACGGCAAGTACCTGTTCGAGGGCCTGCGCCCCGGCGACTACACGGTCACGTTCCACAACCCCGCCCCGGACAAGCACGAGTTCACCACCCAGGAATCGGGCGACGCGGCCAAGGACTCCAACGCCGACACCGACGGCGTCACCCGACCGGTCACGCTGAAGGCCGTGCAGGACGACGACGGCACGCTGACAGCAGTAACCCACGAGCGCACCGTCGACGCCGGCCTCAAGCCGAAGCCCAAGCCGACGGACCCGCCCACCCCGACGGACCCGCCGGAACCCACAGACCCCCCGACCCCCACCGACCCGCCGACCCCCACGGACCCGCCGGAGCCCACAGACCCGCCACAGCCGACGGACCCCCCGGCCCCGACGGACCCGCCCTCTCCATCCACTCCGCCCGTCAGCCCACCGGTCACCCGTCCGGCCACCACCCCGCCGGTGATCCCTCCGGTCGGCCCCGAGCACCCCACCGACCCGCCCCACCTGGCCGAGACCGGATCCAACACCGGTGAGTACGTGGTCGGCGGCATCGCCCTGATCCTGTTCCTCGCCGGCGTACCCCTCGTGGTCCGCTTCCGGCGCCGCCCCCACTGA
- the trpC gene encoding indole-3-glycerol phosphate synthase TrpC, producing the protein MDVLATILDSVRGELRARKRQVPLEVLVRQALSDPPRRDALDALRCADGVRVIAEVKRASPSQGALSPSADAATLAAAYQCGGAAAVSVLTQQRYFCGDLSDLDAVRSAVDIPVLRKDFIIDEYQLWEARAHGADLVLLIVAALDQPTLSTLVARAHAMGLTALVEVHDAGEVERALDAGARVIGVNARDLHTLRVHSGRFAELAPGIPDDVVRVAESGVQGAADVRALAAAGADAVLVGTHVATAPDPRDAVAQLVSAGRCEADSLPAAPEGCRPQSGSAGAGRLSW; encoded by the coding sequence GTGGACGTGCTCGCGACGATTCTGGATTCGGTCCGCGGTGAACTGCGCGCCCGGAAGCGGCAAGTTCCGCTGGAAGTGTTGGTCCGCCAGGCGTTGTCGGACCCTCCTCGTCGTGACGCGCTGGACGCGCTGCGCTGTGCGGACGGGGTGCGGGTGATCGCCGAGGTGAAGCGGGCCAGTCCTTCGCAGGGTGCCCTGTCTCCATCCGCGGATGCGGCCACACTGGCGGCCGCGTACCAGTGCGGAGGAGCCGCTGCCGTCAGCGTGCTGACGCAGCAGAGGTACTTCTGCGGCGATCTCTCTGACCTCGACGCGGTGCGCTCCGCAGTGGATATCCCGGTGCTGCGCAAGGACTTCATCATCGATGAGTACCAGTTGTGGGAGGCCCGGGCGCACGGCGCGGATCTGGTCCTGCTGATCGTCGCTGCTTTGGACCAGCCGACGCTTTCCACGCTGGTGGCGCGAGCCCATGCGATGGGGCTGACCGCGCTGGTCGAAGTCCATGACGCCGGCGAAGTGGAGCGGGCTCTCGATGCGGGTGCCCGGGTGATCGGGGTGAACGCCCGGGACCTGCACACCCTCCGGGTGCACTCTGGCCGTTTCGCCGAGCTAGCCCCCGGCATCCCGGACGATGTGGTGCGCGTAGCGGAGTCCGGAGTCCAAGGCGCCGCCGACGTCCGGGCCCTGGCGGCGGCGGGAGCTGACGCCGTGCTGGTAGGCACACATGTGGCGACCGCCCCCGATCCGCGAGACGCGGTGGCGCAGCTGGTGTCGGCTGGCAGGTGCGAGGCGGATTCGCTGCCTGCTGCACCGGAGGGCTGCCGTCCGCAGAGCGGCAGTGCCGGTGCGGGGCGCCTGTCATGGTGA
- the trpA gene encoding tryptophan synthase subunit alpha codes for MVTGLEKRVRPVPQLADVFAAARAERRAVLIGYLPVGYPSVRGSVAAMEAMVEGGVDVVEVGLPHSDPVLDGPAIRCAVEAALRAGTCVAHGFEAVGAVAATGTPAVCMSYWNPIARYGVERFADDLASAGGCGLIAPDLPPGDMEGWRAASDRNGLGRVFLAAHSSSQERLSLISSACRGFVYATGVAGVSGSSGLVPAQTRRLVARLRQVTDLPVCVGIGISGAEQAAQVAEFADGVIVGSAFVRRLLDAPDERTGIRAVRDFAADLAAAVRSAPSPIANSSRGGYS; via the coding sequence ATGGTGACGGGCCTCGAGAAGCGAGTGCGACCAGTTCCTCAGCTCGCGGATGTGTTCGCGGCAGCACGCGCGGAACGGCGTGCGGTGTTGATCGGATATCTGCCGGTCGGTTACCCCAGCGTCCGGGGATCGGTTGCGGCCATGGAGGCCATGGTCGAGGGCGGCGTCGATGTGGTCGAGGTTGGTCTGCCGCACTCCGACCCGGTGCTGGACGGCCCTGCCATCCGCTGTGCGGTCGAGGCCGCGTTGCGGGCAGGAACGTGCGTGGCACATGGATTTGAGGCCGTCGGTGCCGTCGCCGCGACCGGGACGCCGGCCGTGTGCATGTCCTACTGGAACCCCATCGCGCGCTATGGCGTTGAGCGCTTCGCTGACGATCTCGCCAGTGCCGGGGGCTGTGGGCTGATCGCCCCGGACCTGCCGCCAGGCGACATGGAGGGCTGGAGGGCGGCCAGTGACCGCAACGGGCTTGGCCGGGTCTTTTTGGCCGCGCACTCCTCCAGCCAGGAGCGTCTGTCGCTGATCTCCTCTGCCTGCCGGGGGTTCGTCTACGCCACCGGTGTCGCCGGGGTCTCCGGCAGCAGCGGGCTGGTGCCCGCCCAGACCCGGCGGTTGGTGGCCCGGCTGCGTCAAGTCACCGACCTCCCGGTGTGTGTCGGCATCGGCATCTCGGGCGCTGAACAGGCCGCCCAAGTAGCCGAGTTCGCGGACGGGGTGATCGTCGGCTCGGCGTTCGTGCGCAGGCTGCTGGACGCGCCCGATGAGCGCACTGGCATCCGTGCGGTGCGCGACTTCGCCGCCGACCTTGCCGCTGCTGTGCGGTCCGCCCCATCCCCTATCGCCAACTCCAGCCGAGGAGGCTACTCATGA
- the trpD gene encoding anthranilate phosphoribosyltransferase yields MTAIAEPTWPGLLTELLAGRDLSVDGATWVMEQVLRGQADPARVAGFLVALRAKGATFSEVEGLVAAMERHAVPVAVEGPTVDIVGTGGDHANTVNISTMAAIVAAGAGARVVKHGNRAASSACGSADLLEALGVTLDLSAEQTARSVREAGIAFCFAPLFHPAMKHAAATRRALGVPTVFNLLGPLTNPARPQAQAVGVADPATGPLLAGVLARRGTAAVVFHGDDGLDELTVTSTSTVWTVTGGQVRREQLEPLDLGIPRAALEDLRGGGPAHNAGVARSLLSGADGPIRDAVLLSAAATLAVTDPADTAAKPITERLAAHLPSAAAAIDSGAAAALLERWVTTTRVLATPLVPTT; encoded by the coding sequence ATGACCGCAATTGCCGAGCCCACCTGGCCCGGGCTGCTCACCGAGCTGCTGGCAGGCCGTGACCTGTCTGTCGACGGCGCCACCTGGGTGATGGAACAGGTGTTGCGCGGGCAGGCCGATCCGGCCCGTGTGGCCGGCTTCCTGGTGGCGCTGCGTGCCAAGGGGGCAACGTTCAGCGAGGTCGAGGGGCTGGTGGCGGCCATGGAACGCCATGCCGTGCCCGTCGCCGTCGAGGGCCCGACGGTGGACATCGTCGGTACCGGTGGTGACCACGCGAACACGGTCAACATCTCGACCATGGCCGCGATTGTGGCGGCCGGTGCGGGGGCGCGCGTCGTCAAGCACGGCAACCGGGCGGCCTCATCGGCCTGCGGGTCCGCCGATCTGCTGGAAGCACTCGGCGTCACGCTGGACCTGTCCGCCGAGCAGACCGCACGGAGTGTACGGGAGGCCGGCATCGCCTTCTGTTTCGCTCCGCTGTTCCATCCGGCGATGAAACACGCTGCCGCGACCCGCCGGGCCCTTGGCGTTCCTACCGTGTTCAACCTGCTGGGCCCGCTGACCAATCCGGCCCGGCCCCAGGCACAGGCAGTGGGGGTGGCCGACCCGGCCACCGGCCCTCTCCTCGCCGGGGTCCTCGCCCGGCGCGGCACCGCGGCCGTGGTCTTCCACGGGGACGACGGCCTGGACGAACTCACCGTCACCAGCACCTCAACGGTGTGGACCGTCACCGGGGGGCAGGTCCGACGCGAGCAACTCGAACCGCTCGATCTCGGCATCCCCCGCGCGGCCCTTGAAGATCTGCGGGGCGGTGGTCCGGCCCACAACGCAGGCGTTGCCCGCAGCTTGCTGTCCGGGGCAGACGGGCCCATCCGCGATGCCGTACTGCTGTCGGCCGCGGCCACCCTCGCCGTCACCGACCCCGCGGATACCGCCGCGAAGCCGATCACCGAGCGGCTTGCGGCACACCTGCCGTCAGCCGCAGCCGCCATCGACTCAGGAGCCGCCGCCGCACTCCTGGAGCGGTGGGTCACCACTACCCGCGTGCTCGCCACCCCGCTGGTCCCTACAACCTGA
- a CDS encoding class II 3-deoxy-7-phosphoheptulonate synthase — protein sequence MHIEHPPELTWVSRPAQQQPCWPDPVSLQHVRDQLAASPPLVLAQECDLLTQRLAAACRGEAFLLQGGDCAETFAQLDAATIHSKITTLLQMATVLSYGAALPVVKVGRLAGQYAKPRSQPTETRDGITLPAYRGDAVNAREFTRAGRTADPQRLLHTYQASAATLNLARSFLGNGLADLRRVHLRNQDFAACSPSHPRYAALTGQVEQAFRFMDACGATPQRAYAAEFFVSHEGLLLDYEAPLTRAGRTAGPLYNVGSHMLWLGDRTRGLGHAHVAYFASIRNPVAVKLGPTATPDDALALIDKLNPDQQPGRLTFITRFGASHVRDKLPGLVEKVTASGSPVVWVCDPMHGNTQVTADKVKTRDVDDILDEVTGFFEVHRELGTHPGGIHVELTGTDVTECLGGSHPITPADLHSRYESGCDPRLNHRQALDLAFHVADLCLRHRPPQPEQVSRSAQPNRPVPLQRPAKGELR from the coding sequence ATGCACATCGAGCATCCCCCAGAACTGACGTGGGTCAGCCGCCCCGCACAGCAGCAGCCGTGCTGGCCCGATCCGGTCTCCCTGCAGCACGTGCGGGATCAACTGGCCGCCAGTCCGCCGCTGGTACTGGCCCAGGAATGCGATCTGCTCACCCAGCGGCTGGCCGCCGCCTGCCGGGGCGAGGCGTTCCTGCTCCAAGGCGGCGACTGCGCGGAGACCTTCGCTCAGCTCGATGCCGCCACCATCCACAGCAAGATCACCACCTTGCTGCAGATGGCCACCGTCCTTAGCTATGGCGCCGCGCTGCCGGTGGTGAAGGTCGGACGCCTCGCCGGCCAGTACGCCAAACCGCGCTCCCAGCCCACCGAGACCCGCGACGGGATCACCCTGCCCGCCTACCGCGGAGACGCGGTCAACGCCCGGGAGTTCACACGAGCCGGGCGTACCGCAGATCCGCAACGGCTCCTGCACACCTATCAGGCGTCGGCGGCGACACTGAACCTGGCGCGATCCTTCCTGGGCAATGGGCTGGCCGACCTGCGCCGAGTCCACCTGCGCAACCAGGACTTCGCGGCCTGCTCCCCGTCGCATCCCCGCTATGCGGCACTGACCGGGCAGGTCGAGCAGGCCTTCAGGTTCATGGATGCCTGCGGGGCCACACCGCAGCGTGCGTACGCGGCTGAGTTCTTCGTCAGCCACGAGGGCCTGCTCCTGGACTACGAAGCCCCTCTGACCCGCGCCGGGCGCACGGCAGGCCCTCTCTACAACGTGGGCAGCCACATGCTGTGGCTAGGTGACCGCACCCGCGGCCTGGGACACGCGCACGTTGCGTACTTCGCCTCGATCCGCAACCCTGTCGCGGTCAAGCTCGGTCCGACCGCGACCCCCGACGACGCGCTGGCACTGATCGACAAACTCAACCCCGACCAGCAGCCGGGACGGCTCACCTTCATCACCCGCTTCGGGGCATCCCACGTACGCGACAAACTCCCCGGCCTGGTAGAGAAGGTCACCGCCTCCGGCAGCCCCGTCGTCTGGGTGTGCGACCCGATGCACGGCAACACCCAGGTGACCGCGGACAAGGTCAAGACCCGGGATGTCGACGACATCCTGGACGAAGTGACCGGCTTCTTCGAGGTCCACCGCGAACTCGGCACTCACCCCGGCGGCATCCACGTCGAACTCACCGGTACCGATGTCACCGAATGCCTCGGCGGCAGCCACCCCATCACCCCAGCCGACCTGCACAGCCGCTACGAGTCCGGCTGCGACCCTCGCCTCAACCACCGGCAAGCTCTCGACCTGGCCTTCCACGTCGCCGATCTCTGTCTGAGGCATCGCCCGCCGCAACCGGAGCAAGTCTCCCGTTCCGCACAGCCCAACCGGCCCGTCCCGCTCCAGCGACCGGCGAAAGGCGAGTTGCGATGA
- a CDS encoding anthranilate synthase family protein has product MTPPQPTPASRIEQLLALSAPPFALLRRSGSDGAPSPTVELLTGTVQEIAALGDIALPDQAPAAAAQSEQHDVLVLVPYRQISERGFACHDDHTPLQVLTITHQQALPLDELLPVLPDVDVDVPMEELAVFPDDEAYAAVVKRVLADEIGRGEGANFVIRRDITTRLPGYTLRTALALFRRLLIAERGAYWTFLVHTGERTLIGASPETHVQVAGNTVTMNPISGTHRYPPTGPTRQALQRFLTDHKEREELSMVLDEELKMMCNIAHDQIRVTGPSLKEMAHLAHTEYTIRGRTRRDVRDILKDTMFAATVTGSPLENACRVIQRYEPTGRGYYAGALALIGRDQIGRRTLDAPILIRTADIDPTGRLVIRVGATLVRHSTPEGEVAETHAKAAGLLTALCSRQPAPQTPAPAPARHFADDRDVQRTLAVRRTALAPFWLDTTAHSHPAGPHQLSILVVDAEDAFTTMLTHQLRALGHTVATIGHTDPSLPQKAADHSGPVILGPGPGNPLSTSPSMTRLRRLAGQLLTAHRPVLGICLGHEILADALGLPLIRKPLPYQGAQLTIDLFGAPERVGFYNAFTARADDTRAENLARHHGVELSRDPATGDVHALRGPTVAGVQFHPESVLTLAGTAILTRLLAGICNPSPRDE; this is encoded by the coding sequence ATGACCCCGCCACAGCCCACCCCAGCCTCCCGGATCGAGCAGCTGCTCGCGCTCTCGGCGCCCCCTTTCGCGCTCCTGCGCCGCAGCGGATCCGACGGCGCACCCAGCCCCACGGTCGAACTGCTCACCGGGACCGTGCAAGAGATCGCCGCCCTTGGCGACATTGCACTGCCCGACCAGGCACCGGCCGCGGCGGCGCAGAGCGAGCAGCACGACGTGCTCGTTCTGGTGCCGTACCGGCAAATCAGCGAACGCGGCTTCGCCTGCCATGACGACCACACCCCCCTGCAGGTCCTCACCATCACCCACCAGCAGGCGCTGCCCCTCGATGAGCTCCTGCCGGTACTGCCGGACGTGGACGTGGACGTGCCCATGGAAGAACTCGCCGTCTTCCCGGACGACGAGGCCTACGCCGCTGTGGTCAAACGCGTCCTGGCCGATGAGATCGGCCGCGGCGAAGGCGCCAACTTCGTGATCCGCCGTGACATCACCACCCGCCTGCCCGGCTACACCCTGCGCACGGCCCTGGCCCTCTTCCGCCGTCTCCTGATCGCCGAACGAGGCGCCTACTGGACATTTCTCGTCCACACCGGCGAGCGCACCCTGATCGGCGCCAGCCCCGAAACGCACGTCCAGGTCGCCGGGAACACCGTGACCATGAACCCGATCAGCGGCACCCACCGCTACCCTCCCACCGGGCCTACCCGCCAGGCACTTCAGCGGTTTCTCACCGACCACAAGGAGCGGGAGGAACTCTCCATGGTCCTGGACGAGGAACTGAAGATGATGTGCAACATCGCGCACGATCAGATCCGTGTCACCGGGCCGTCCCTCAAGGAAATGGCGCACCTGGCGCATACCGAGTACACGATCCGCGGCCGCACCCGGCGCGACGTCCGCGACATTCTCAAGGACACCATGTTCGCCGCCACCGTCACCGGCTCACCGCTGGAGAACGCCTGCCGGGTCATCCAGCGCTACGAGCCAACCGGACGCGGCTACTACGCCGGCGCACTCGCCCTCATCGGCCGCGACCAGATCGGCCGGCGCACCCTGGATGCCCCCATCCTCATCCGCACCGCCGACATCGATCCCACCGGCCGACTCGTCATCCGCGTCGGCGCCACCCTGGTTCGCCACTCCACCCCCGAAGGCGAGGTCGCCGAAACCCACGCCAAAGCCGCCGGACTGCTCACCGCACTGTGCTCACGGCAACCCGCCCCCCAAACCCCCGCCCCCGCCCCCGCACGGCACTTCGCCGACGACCGCGACGTCCAGCGGACTCTGGCCGTCCGGCGCACCGCCCTGGCTCCGTTCTGGCTGGACACCACAGCCCACTCACACCCGGCCGGCCCGCACCAGCTGTCGATCCTGGTGGTGGACGCCGAAGACGCCTTCACCACGATGCTCACCCACCAACTACGCGCACTGGGCCACACCGTAGCCACCATCGGCCACACCGATCCCAGCCTGCCCCAGAAAGCGGCCGATCACAGCGGGCCGGTCATCCTGGGACCCGGCCCCGGCAACCCACTCAGTACCTCACCTTCCATGACCCGGCTGCGCCGACTCGCCGGACAACTCCTCACCGCACACCGCCCGGTGCTCGGCATCTGCCTGGGCCACGAGATCCTCGCCGACGCCCTCGGCCTGCCCCTCATCCGCAAGCCCCTGCCGTACCAGGGCGCCCAACTGACCATCGACCTCTTCGGTGCCCCTGAACGCGTCGGCTTCTACAACGCCTTCACCGCCCGCGCCGACGACACCCGCGCCGAGAACCTGGCGCGACACCACGGAGTCGAACTGAGTCGCGACCCTGCCACCGGGGACGTCCACGCACTGCGCGGACCCACGGTCGCCGGGGTCCAGTTCCACCCAGAGTCAGTCCTCACCCTGGCCGGCACCGCCATCCTCACCCGTCTCTTGGCCGGCATCTGCAATCCCTCGCCCCGCGATGAATAG
- a CDS encoding DUF1579 family protein → MPENTEPQMPTPAPELKKLDFLVGTWRMDGRTEDTPMGPGADMTSTETFEWMEGGFFLVHRWEGGFEVGGQKIVDSGYEFFDYDAEKGQYRSHYFNSFGAWDDADSTYVGDFAGDSLVMTGPARMTRTLNADGTITCDSDMPDGEGGFIPSMRATLTKTK, encoded by the coding sequence ATGCCCGAGAACACCGAACCCCAGATGCCGACCCCGGCCCCTGAGCTGAAGAAGCTCGACTTCCTCGTCGGCACCTGGCGGATGGACGGCCGCACCGAGGACACCCCGATGGGGCCGGGCGCAGACATGACCTCCACCGAGACCTTCGAGTGGATGGAAGGCGGCTTCTTCCTGGTCCACCGCTGGGAGGGCGGCTTCGAGGTCGGCGGCCAGAAGATCGTCGACTCGGGCTACGAGTTCTTCGACTACGACGCCGAAAAGGGCCAGTACCGCAGCCACTACTTCAACAGCTTCGGCGCCTGGGACGACGCCGACAGCACCTACGTGGGCGACTTCGCCGGCGACTCCCTGGTGATGACCGGCCCGGCCCGGATGACCCGCACCCTCAACGCCGACGGCACCATCACCTGCGACTCGGACATGCCCGACGGCGAAGGCGGCTTCATCCCCTCCATGCGCGCCACCCTCACCAAGACCAAGTAG